A region from the Colius striatus isolate bColStr4 chromosome 12, bColStr4.1.hap1, whole genome shotgun sequence genome encodes:
- the ABCC5 gene encoding ATP-binding cassette sub-family C member 5 isoform X5: protein MKDIDIGKEYIIPSPGYRSVRERANSVQHEEQEGSKFQHAKNKQIECQDALEAAARAEGLPLDTSVHSQLRMLDEEHHKGKYHHGLNALKPIRTTSKHQHPVDNAGLFSCMTFSWLTPLAYKAYKKGELFMDDVWSLSRHESSDVNCRRLERLWQEEVEESGPDDASLRRVVWIFCRTRLIISIVCLMITQLAGFSGPELLLFVAVGRNEDNNIWDLTFTPFFVTCLLHVLCRFTVETLTKFILYTFPLRSRSSITASSTRFSVLVS from the exons ATGAAAGACATCGACATAGGAAAAGAGTACATTATACCCAGTCCTGGGTATAGAAGTGTGAGGGAGAGAGCCAACTCAGTGCAGCATGAAGAGCAGGAAGGGTCAAAATTTCAGCATGCTAAAAATAAG CAGATTGAATGCCAGGATGCCTTGGAAGCAGCTGCTCGAGCAGAGGGTCTGCCACTGGACACCTCTGTGCACTCCCAGCTGAGAATGCTGGATGAAGAGCATCACAAGGGCAAATACCACCATGGCCTGAATGCACTGAAGCCCATACGGACTACTTCCAA acACCAGCACCCTGTTGATAATGCTGGGCTTTTCTCTTGTATGACGTTCTCCTGGCTCACTCCTTTGGCTTACAAAGCATACAAGAAAGGGGAATTGTTTATGGATGATGTATGGTCTTTATCAAGACATGAGTCTTCAGATGTCAACTGTAGAAG GCTGGAGAGATTGTGGCAGGAGGAAGTGGAAGAAAGTGGGCCTGATGATGCTTCTCTCCGGAGGGTTGTGTGGATTTTCTGCCGTACCAGGCTCATCATTTCCATAGTGTGTCTGATGATCACGCAGCTTGCGGGTTTTAGTGGACCA gaactgctgctgtttgttgcTGTGGGTCGTAATGAAGATAACAACATATGGGACTTGACATTCACACCATTTTTTGTCACCTGTTTGTTGCACGTGCTGTGCAGATTTACAGTTGAAACTTTGACTAAATTTATTCTCTACACATTTCCCTTGAGGAGTAGGAGCAGTATTACTGCTAGTAGTACACGTTTCAGTGTTCTGGTAAGCTGA